The following are encoded together in the Montipora capricornis isolate CH-2021 chromosome 5, ASM3666992v2, whole genome shotgun sequence genome:
- the LOC138049071 gene encoding WD repeat and HMG-box DNA-binding protein 1-like, translated as MSGCYNQLMVVYHLDNPLPGEQALAVKFFDLRENIITEERVTLSEKSLLSWVGFTESLTPVTVDSAGVVRILSRSFGTAIWSPVCITKSNLKNKSDNYWVVGLDEESQQIRCIYCKGSTYPPTLPRPVLVLLPLQLPLCELTTEKGQLEEAYTRSELLFGVDEEDSELFDESASRIKTEQIQGIMKLFALACKSDREFRAVELCEVLPDAHSVSLAIKYAALTRRMNLANRLDTLARKKAGLEDDDLQQSGQAVRRGHKVSQPKRHGRSGRTVSRQTEQVEEEDEEKEEEEEEMEENEIMEDNGMEDDMEEDSEMSSREERKGLANLDSRHLGEKNSRSNRVMKPRPPSSPAPSFSSSQGRSNPFRIGSQSRKSAGKSFFDSVEEEKKSLLMNRNKISPESKLAHKKKRGKQTTLLKTPPGKEKQANNGETTPEEAQQTEKKCTKKVNGFNLWYEENKGILAEAEPELSDTELVKVAMRKWKSLGEEEKAEWNKRAKEEATSGAEQDELKKRKRKTCDDENEDISNKLNQAKKAKELKAGGATSKLAGFAYKKN; from the exons ATGTCAGGGTGTTATAATCAACTCATGGTTGTGTATCATCTGGATAATCCCCTTCCCGGCGAACAAGCTTTAGCTGTTAAATTCTTCGATCTCCGAGAGAACATCATCACAGAGGAAAGGGTTACACTGAGTGAGAAGTCGTTGCTCTCATGGGTCGG GTTTACCGAGAGTTTGACTCCAGTAACTGTTGATTCAGCGGGGGTCGTCAGAATATTGTCGCGTTCGTTTGGCACTGCGATATGGTCACCTGTTTGTATAACTAAAAGCAAT ttgaaaaataaatccGATAATTACTGGGTTGTTGGTTTGGACGAGGAAAGTCAGCAAATAAG GTGTATTTACTGCAAGGGTTCGACGTACCCACCAACATTGCCGCGCCCTGTGCTTGTTTTATTGCCGTTGCAACTTCCCTTGTGTGAATTAACCACAGAGAAAGGGCAGCTAGAG GAAGCATACACTCGATCAGAACTTCTCTTTGGAGTTGACGAAGAAGACAGTGAGTTATTTGATGAATCAGCATCGCGTATCAAGACAGAACAGATTCAGGGAATCATGAAGCTCTTTGCT CTGGCATGCAAAAGTGATAGAGAATTCCGGGCTGTTGAGCTGTGCGAGGTCCTACCAGATGCACATTCT GTAAGCTTAGCCATAAAGTATGCAGCACTCACTCGTCGAATGAACCTGGCAAATCGGCTTGATACCTTAGCGCGCAAAAAGGCCGGCCTAGAGGATGACGATTTGCAGCAGTCTGGTCAGGCAGTCAGACGAGGTCATAAGGTATCGCAACCAAAGAGGCATGGGCGATCTGGTCGGACTGTGTCAAGACAAACAGAACAGGTTGAAGAAGAGGAcgaggaaaaagaagaagaagaagaagagatggAAGAGAATGAAATAATGGAAGATAATGGAATGGAAGATGATATGGAAGAGGACTCAGAGATGTCAAGTAGAGAAG AAAGGAAAGGTCTGGCAAATCTAGACAGTCGACATCTTGGAGAGAAGAACTCGAGATCTAATCGTGTTATGAAGCCAAGGCCACCATCTTCTCCCGCACCAAGTTTTAGCTCCAGCCAAGGTCGCTCCAACCCCTTCAGGATCGGCAGTCAAAGTAGAAAATCAGCGGGGAAGAGTTTCTTTGATAGCGTTGAAGAGGAGAAGAAATCCTTACTGATGAACAGGAACAAGATAT CTCCTGAATCAAAACTGgcacacaaaaagaaaagaggaaaacAGACGACACTGTTGAAGACGCCacctggaaaagaaaaacaagcaaataaCGGCGAAACGACGCCAGAGGAGGCACAGCAAACAGAAAAGAAGTGTACTAAAAA AGTCAATGGCTTTAACCTCTGgtatgaagaaaataaaggaatttTGGCAGAAGCCGAACCCGAACTAAGCGATACGGAGCTGGTCAAAGTCGCTATGCGAAAATGGAAGTCACTCGGAGAAGAAGAAAAGGCCGAATGGAATAAAAGAGCAAAAGAGGAAGCTACAAGCGGAGCTGAACAGGACGagttaaagaaaaggaaacgcAAAACCTGCGATGATGAGAATGAGGACATTAGCAACAAACTGAATCAAGCCAAGAAGGCTAAGGAATTAAAGGCTGGTGGAGCGACATCCAAGTTAGCTGGGTTTGCTTACAAAAAAAACTGA
- the LOC138049069 gene encoding uncharacterized protein: protein MSLHPYRDEELNHFKCLSLVLNEFPKALRQTFKTMWDSTIGHRPGFQLWDDSTAVRNLFVSTEGGTTKVPTHQSYNEWDCTALFQATIFAKSFSIHSKTLADFYVKPRAVPYGSFHGSVLSPVGDNDETFALAIDQLRRLRNAVCHSSRLEMDKATFHRNIQYAKEAFKALGISTASIDAIGSLTASDFPTTKVRLLEQHVREENQAYITCLESRNADFEEIRDFLTGIKQNVEILAANKDEVTRLEQMIDDWKTEQRECNLAGEKVSTRVAENMISAVENLRMQLERNKDIKPTVPRSCLPSMVPNFTGRKSECQEIVDIVSSDHTRIVTIWGSPGFGKTSVGIAVGHQLQSQGFPVYFLSLRGLQTKADLTSKLFSLVRQPTTSIQRSIPQLLSFEDDLIETLGNISDSLVFILDNVDDLLESGIPKVKEDVLQLFEEILARNEKITLVVTTRESFEFMNLNFQGHRSIRIRPLDDTSSHTLVLELVPNASPDDCARIAQICGCVPLAMRLMCSLVCEDDVHPSQCLIEFIESTTESIVNILDNPDYPSNQRLLFLYESSFLRLSPAEKEAFVSLSVLPGCFTMHLASDVMNSTGEIEAKKMLQRLRRKSLLDSNSQPGTFTMHKLLQSFAREAGEQRLKEIVANAKCRFHAHYISRFEKLNDEFLNGYSMDAFIAFYEEKQHFMESLEDGCTDSRIAENVVKVLIKAELFLDSLFWCHSEAHTIYFNNIYDLALKAANALGSAHYQRCLLTSKAFGEITWGVEGSAMQLLKMAYEIQSKSYPVSDDERSKYLCYFGICKLVIGEVESGIQCLQEALPLMRGSEEHKILRLIVCQVIAVYYHFLNDPSTSNYYYNKARTECSSAADEQLVVIPPQGCKGKEPNNSKKLQMNTCNLGNWPMQFLVIFHVMEAAKNFFDTDTMQFVINPALQILSDLNINSKTPFHLFHFCGNVVELLGSAFTEEGMVVSDFEESVARHQATLEQFKDSSSAPKGNVDSTSLSRECNQPLARFYLCLGELHHSKKNYSKALYIKKSALDIKIRKNTKETKEFLAHSYHSLGVTQYFLGDFASAMQSFQRALHVRIKLFREDHASTAGSYHFLGKTQHSLGDFTSALESFQLALDVRIKLFGEDHASTADSYYSLGVTQCSLGHFTSALQSFQRALDVRIKLFGKDHASTADSYYSFGATEFSLGHFTSALQSFQRALDVRIKLFGEDHAGTADSYYSFGVTQYLLSDFTSALQSFQRALDVRIKLLGEDHASTADSYNELGVTQRSLGDFTSALRSFQRALDMRIKLFGEDHASTSASYHSLGVTHRSLGDFTSALQSFQRALDVRIKLLGEDHASTADSYHELGVTQRSLGDFTSALQSFQRALDVRIKLFGEDHASTADSYYKLGVTQRSLGDFNCALESAQRALDVRIKLFGEDHASTADSYYELGVTQHSLGDFTSALQSFQRALDVRIKLFGEDHASTADSYYKLGVTQRSLGDFNCALESAQREVDVRIKLFGEDHASTADSYYDLGVTQHSLGDFTSALQSFQRALDVRIKLFGEDHASTADSYYELGVTQRSLGDFTSALESAQRELDVRIKLLGEHHASTADSYYDLGVTQRSLGDFTSALQSFQRALDVRIKLFGEDHASTADSYYELGVTQRSLGDFTSALESAQRELDVRIKLFGEDHASTADSYYELGVAQRSLGDFTSALQSFQRALDVGIKLFGEDHASTADSYYELGVTQYSLGDVTSALQSFQRALDVRIKLFAEDHASTADSYYELGVTQHSLGDFTSALESAQRALDVRIKLFGEDHTSTADSYYELGVTRHSLGDFTSALQSFQRALDVRIKLFGEDHASTADSYYELGVTQRSLGDFTSALESAQLALDVRIKLFGEDHASTADSYYELGVTQHSLGNYTSALEFAQRELDVRIKLFGEDHASTADSYYDLGVTQHSLGDFTSALQSFQRALDVRMKLFGEDHASTADSYYELGVTQRSLGDFTSALESAQRALDVRIKLFGEDHASTADSYYELGVTQHSLGDFTSSLESAQR, encoded by the exons ATGTCCTTGCACCCTTATCGTGACGAGGAGTTAAATCATTTCAAGTGTTTGTCCCTGGTTTTAAATGAATTCCCGAAGGCTTTACGTCAGACTTTTAAGACGATGTGGGACAGCACTATTGGGCATCGCCCTGGCTTTCAGCTTTGGGATGACTCCACTGCTGTGAGAAATCTCTTTGTGTCTACAGAAGGAGGAACAACTAAAGTTCCTACCCACCAGTCGTATAATGAATGGGATTGCACCGCCTTATTCCAAGCTACCATCTTTGCAAAGTCTTTCAGTATTCATTCCAAAACCCTCGCTGATTTCTATGTAAAGCCCCGTGCTGTTCCTTATGGAAGTTTCCATGGATCTGTGTTGAGTCCAGTAGGAGATAATGACGAAACCTTTGCACTGGCTATTGATCAGCTTCGGCGCTTGAGGAATGCAGTTTGTCACTCTTCTCGCTTAGAGATGGACAAAGCAACATTTCACCGTAACATTCAATACGCTAAAGAAGCGTTCAAAGCTCTGGGAATTTCAACTGCATCGATTGATGCAATTGGAAGTTTGACTGCATCTGACTTTCCAACAACAAAAGTACGTTTGCTGGAACAGCATGTAAGGGAAGAGAATCAAGCATACATAACATGTTTAGAGAGTAGAAATGCAGATTTCGAAGAGATAAGGGATTTCTTAACAGGCATAAAACAGAACGTGGAGATCCTCGCTGCTAATAAAGACGAGGTCACTAGGTTGGAACAAATGATAGACGACTGGAAAACAGAGCAAAGGGAATGCAATCTGGCAGGCGAAAAGGTTTCTACAAGGGTAGCGGAGAATATGATTTCAGCTGTGGAAAACTTGAGGATGCAACTGGAACGGAATAAAG ACATCAAGCCAACAGTCCCAAGATCTTGTCTTCCTTCAATGGTTCCAAACTTTACTGGCCGAAAGAGTGAATGCCAAGAGATCGTGGACATCGTGAGTTCCGACCACACTCGGATCGTGACGATCTGGGGCTCACCTGGATTCGGAAAGACATCGGTTGGAATAGCGGTGGGCCACCAACTACAATCTCAAGGCTTTCCTGTTTATTTCCTTTCATTACGAGGACTTCAGACAAAGGCAGATCTAACATCGAAGCTTTTCAGCCTTGTAAGGCAACCGACCACTTCGATTCAGAGATCAATCCCTCAGCTTCTGTCCTTTGAAGATGATCTAATTGAGACCCTCGGCAACATTTCAGATTCCCTGGTATTTATTCTTGATAATGTAGATGATCTACTAGAGAGTGGCATTCCAAAAGTAAAAGAAGACGTCCTGCAACTATTTGAAGAAATTCTTGCGCGAAATGAGAAGATAACTCTGGTGGTGACCACACGAGAATCATTTGAGTTTATGAACTTGAATTTCCAAGGTCACAGATCAATAAGAATAAGGCCACTGGATGACACCTCATCTCATACTCTAGTTCTTGAATTAGTGCCAAATGCTAGTCCGGATGACTGCGCAAGAATTGCCCAAATATGTGGGTGTGTGCCGCTTGCAATGAGGTTAATGTGCTCTTTAGTTTGTGAAGATGATGTTCATCCAAGTCAGTGTTTGATTGAGTTCATTGAGTCCACAACAGAAAGTATCGTCAACATCTTGGACAATCCAGATTATCCGTCTAATCAAAGGTTGCTGTTCCTATATGAATCATCCTTCCTCAGACTTTCCCCAGCagaaaaagaagcatttgtGTCTTTGTCTGTTCTTCCGGGATGTTTTACCATGCATCTCGCCTCAGATGTAATGAATAGTACGGGGGAGATTGAGGCTAAGAAAATGTTGCAAAGACTCCGAAGAAAATCCCTTCTCGATTCAAACTCCCAGCCTGGAACATTCACAATGCACAAGCTCCTTCAATCATTTGCTAGAGAAGCGGGAGAACAGCGACTGAAAGAAATAGTGGCAAATGCAAAGTGCCGCTTCCATGCGCATTACATTTCTCGTTTCGAGAAATTGAATGATGAGTTTCTAAATGGTTATTCCATGGATGCATTCATCGCATTCTATGAGGAAAAGCAGCATTTTATGGAAAGCCTAGAAGACGGTTGCACAGATTCCAGGATAGCCGAGAATGTTGTTAAGGTTTTGATAAAAGCAGAGTTGTTTCTAGATTCGCTGTTTTGGTGTCATAGTGAAGCACACACAATATATTTTAATAATATCTACGATTTGGCATTAAAGGCAGCCAATGCTCTGGGAAGTGCACATTACCAGAGATGTTTACTAACTTCTAAAGCGTTTGGTGAAATTACTTGGGGAGTAGAAGGAAGTGCAATGCAACTTCTCAAGATGGCATACGAAATCCAGTCGAAATCTTATCCAGTTTCTGATGATGAAAGGAGTAAATACTTATGTTACTTTGGCATCTGTAAGCTTGTTATCGGCGAGGTTGAGAGCGGGATACAGTGCCTGCAAGAGGCTCTTCCTTTAATGCGTGGAAGTGAAGAGCACAAAATTTTAAGGCTCATTGTTTGCCAAGTCATTGCTGTCTATTATCACTTCTTAAACGACCCATCTACCTCAAATTACTACTATAACAAAGCACGCACGGAATGCAGTTCCGCCGCAGACGAGCAACTGGTTGTTATTCCACCTCAGGGATGCAAAGGAAAAGAACCAAACAATAGCAAGAAGCTGCAAATGAACACTTGTAACTTGGGTAATTGGCCAATGCAATTCCTTGTTATATTTCACGTCATGGAAGCAGCAAAGAATTTCTTTGACACTGACACCATGCAATTCGTAATCAATCCTGCCCTTCAAATATTAAGTGAtctcaatattaattccaaaaccccatttcatttgtttcatttctgcGGTAATGTTGTCGAGCTTCTGGGGTCAGCATTCACCGAAGAAGGTATGGTTGTATCAGATTTCGAAGAATCAGTCGCGCGTCACCAAGCAACCCTCGAGCAATTTAAAGATAGCTCTTCAGCCCCAAAGGGGAACGTTGATTCAACCAGTCTTTCTCGAGAATGCAATCAGCCTCTCGCAAGGTTCTACCTATGCCTCGGTGAATTGCACCACAGCAAGAAGAACTACTCAAAGGCTCTTTATATCAAAAAGTCTGCGCTTGATatcaaaataagaaaaaatacaaaagaaacaaaagaattctTAGCCCATAgctaccattcactcggggtgacacagtaTTTCTTAGGTGATTTTGCCTCTGCTATGCAGTCTTTTCAACGGGCATTACatgtgcggataaagctgttcCGAGaggatcatgcaagcacagctggtAGTTACCATTTCCTCGGAAAgacacagcattcattaggtgattttacctctgctctggaGTCTTTTCAActggcattagatgtgcggataaagctgttcggagaagatcatgcaagcacagctgatagttactattcactcggggtgacacagtgTTCATTAGGtcattttacctctgctctgcagtcttttcaacgggcattagatgtgcggataaagctgttcggaaaagatcatgcaagcacagctgatagttactaTTCATTCGGGGCGACAGAGTTTTCATTAGGtcattttacctctgctctgcagtcttttcaacgggcattagatgtgcggataaagctgttcggagaagatcatgcaggcacagctgatagttactaTTCATTCGGGGTGACACAGTATTTATTgagtgattttacctctgctctgcagtcttttcaacgggcattagatgtgcggataaagctgttgggagaagatcatgcaagcacagctgatagttacaatgaactcggggtgacacagcgtTCATTAGGTGATTTCACCTCTGCTCTGCGGTCTTTTCAACGGGCATTAGATAtgcggataaagctgttcggagaagatcatgcaagtaCATCTgctagttaccattcactcggggtgacacaccgttcattaggtgattttacctctgctctgcagtcttttcaacgggcattagatgtgcggataaaactgttaggagaagatcatgcaagcacagctgatagttaccatgaactcggggtgacacagcgttcattaggtgattttacctctgctctgcagtcttttcaacgggcattagatgtgcggataaagctgttcggagaagatcatgcaagcacagctgatagttactataaactcggggtgacacagcgttcattaggtgattttaaCTGTGCTCTGGAGTCTGCccaacgggcattagatgtgcggataaagctgttcggagaagatcatgcaagcacagctgatagttactatgaactcggggtgacacagcattcattaggtgattttacctctgctctgcagtcttttcaacgggcattagatgtgcggataaagctgttcggagaagatcatgcaagcacagctgatagttactataaactcggggtgacacagcgttcattaggtgattttaaCTGTGCTCTGGAGTCTGCCCAACGGGAagtagatgtgcggataaagctgttcggagaagatcatgcaagcacagctgatagttactatgacctcggggtgacacagcattcattaggtgattttacctctgctctgcagtcttttcaacgggcattagatgtgcggataaagctgttcggagaagatcatgcaagcacagctgatagttactatgaactcggggtgacacaacgttcattaggtgattttacctcagCTCTGGAGTCTGCCCAACGGgaattagatgtgcggataaagctgttAGGAGAacatcatgcaagcacagctgatagttactatgacctcggggtgacacagcgttcattaggtgattttacctctgctctgcagtcttttcaacgggcattagatgtgcggataaagctgttcggagaagatcatgcaagcacagctgatagttactatgaactcggggtgacacaacgttcattaggtgattttacctcagCTCTGGAGTCTGCCCAACGGgaattagatgtgcggataaagctgttcggagaagatcatgcaagcacagctgatagttactaTGAACTCGGGGTGGCACAGCgttcattaggtgattttacctctgctctgcagtcttttcaacgggcattagatgtggggataaagctgttcggagaagatcatgcaagcacagctgatagttactatgaactcggggtgacacagtaTTCATTAGGTGAtgttacctctgctctgcagtcttttcaacgggcattagatgttcggataaagctgttcgcagaagatcatgcaagcacagctgatagttactatgaactcggggtgacacagcattcattaggtgattttacctctgctctggaGTCTGCccaacgggcattagatgtgcggataaagctgttcggagaagatcatacaagcacagctgatagttactatgaactcggggtgacacggcattcattaggtgattttacctcagCTCTGCAGTCTTTtcaacgggcattagatgtgcggataaagctgttcggagaagatcatgcaagcacagctgatagttactatgaactcggggtgacacagcgttcattaggtgattttacctctgctctggaGTCTGCCCAActggcattagatgtgcggataaagctgttcggagaagatcatgcaagcacagctgatagttactatgaactcggggtgacacagcattcattaggtAATTATACCTCTGCTCTGGAGTTTGCCCAACGGgaattagatgtgcggataaagctgttcggagaagatcatgcaagcacagctgatagttactatgacctcggggtgacacagcattcattaggtgattttacctcagCTCTGCAGTCTTTtcaacgggcattagatgtgcggatgaagctgttcggagaagatcatgcaagcacagctgatagttactatgaactcggggtgacacagcgttcattaggtgattttacctctgctctggaGTCTGCccaacgggcattagatgtgcggataaagctgttcggagaagatcatgcaagcacagctgatagttactatgaactcggggtgacacagcattcattaggtgattttacttCTTCTCTGGAGTCTGCCCAACGGtaa